Proteins encoded within one genomic window of Nitrospina gracilis 3/211:
- a CDS encoding PHP domain-containing protein, with the protein MTEKFEIHMHSNYSDGEFSPTKLVDIARHNGVSILSLTDHDTFSGIPEFIDAGEKAGLIVFPGIEMTVKYGDLQLHVLGYFKDLASIRSELWDRVETMKAQREERMRTMIDKLNGVVPDRFQGQITFENVQKAAEGVLARPHLAREMVRLGIVKHTGEAFEKYLVQYNVQRENIHVDDALKLMRESGGVPVIAHPGERTYALHRPDKGIGFDDIPPRLEELKAMGLMGLEAIYPYHEKTGKVGYFLKLAEDHDMIATGSRDFHGFNTHQTPDLLGTTKMEPAFLERFRQAWG; encoded by the coding sequence ATGACCGAAAAGTTCGAAATTCACATGCACAGCAACTACTCCGACGGCGAATTCTCGCCCACGAAACTGGTCGACATAGCCCGCCACAACGGCGTCTCCATCCTGTCGCTCACCGACCACGATACTTTCTCCGGGATCCCGGAATTCATCGACGCTGGAGAAAAGGCGGGATTGATTGTGTTTCCGGGGATCGAGATGACCGTCAAGTACGGTGACCTGCAGTTGCATGTGCTCGGATATTTCAAGGACCTCGCCAGCATTCGGAGCGAGTTGTGGGACCGCGTTGAGACCATGAAAGCGCAACGCGAGGAACGCATGCGCACCATGATCGACAAGCTGAACGGCGTGGTGCCGGACCGCTTTCAGGGACAGATCACTTTTGAGAACGTGCAGAAAGCAGCGGAAGGCGTGCTGGCGCGGCCGCATCTCGCCCGCGAGATGGTGCGCCTCGGCATCGTCAAGCATACCGGCGAGGCGTTCGAAAAATACCTCGTTCAGTACAACGTCCAGCGCGAAAACATCCACGTCGATGACGCGCTGAAGCTGATGCGTGAGAGCGGCGGCGTGCCGGTCATCGCCCATCCCGGTGAGCGCACCTACGCGCTCCACCGCCCGGACAAGGGCATCGGCTTCGACGACATCCCGCCGCGCCTGGAAGAATTGAAAGCGATGGGGTTGATGGGATTGGAGGCAATCTATCCCTACCACGAGAAGACCGGCAAGGTCGGTTACTTCCTCAAGCTGGCGGAAGACCACGATATGATCGCCACCGGTAGCCGCGACTTCCATGGCTTCAACACGCACCAGACGCCCGACCTGCTGGGCACGACGAAGATGGAACCCGCCTTCCTCGAACGGTTCCGCCAGGCCTGGGGCTGA
- the ruvC gene encoding crossover junction endodeoxyribonuclease RuvC yields the protein MRVLGIDPGSNCTGYGIVESGRNTLKSIHWGSIKSKSRTPFPDRLKTIYDDLTRVIGEYKPEIVAIEDLFFAVNAQSTIKLGQTRGVALLAAVNASLTVAEYTPLEVKLSIVGYGRADKNQVRDMVTTLLRLKEKPEPLDASDALAVAICHLHNHGTSNRLKEALSSRR from the coding sequence ATGCGTGTTCTCGGCATCGACCCCGGCAGCAACTGCACCGGATACGGCATTGTCGAGTCGGGCCGCAACACCCTGAAAAGCATTCACTGGGGAAGCATCAAGTCCAAAAGCCGCACCCCCTTCCCCGACCGGTTGAAAACCATCTACGACGACCTCACCCGCGTCATCGGCGAGTACAAGCCGGAGATCGTCGCCATCGAAGATCTGTTTTTTGCTGTCAACGCCCAGTCCACCATCAAACTCGGGCAGACGCGCGGCGTGGCCCTGCTGGCGGCGGTCAACGCCAGCCTGACGGTCGCTGAATACACACCGCTCGAAGTGAAGTTGTCCATCGTCGGTTACGGACGCGCCGACAAAAACCAGGTGCGGGACATGGTCACCACCCTGCTCCGCCTCAAGGAAAAACCCGAGCCGTTGGACGCCTCGGACGCGCTGGCGGTGGCCATCTGCCACCTGCACAACCACGGAACCTCCAACCGATTGAAAGAAGCCCTGTCCTCTCGGAGATGA
- the ruvA gene encoding Holliday junction branch migration protein RuvA encodes MIAHLNGTLARKTPVSVIVDVHGVGYEAFVSLNNYYELPETGQPVTLLIHSYHKEDTFKLYGFLREEEKQIFETLIGINKVGPKLALAILSGMPVDELMDAIAKNDVARISTVPGVGRKTAERLVLELKDKLAKMDKVSGETPAAGTTHRLLEDALSALINLGYKKGDAEKALKQVWEEQADTPALETLIKESLNRLS; translated from the coding sequence ATGATCGCGCATTTGAACGGCACCCTCGCCCGCAAGACGCCCGTTTCCGTGATCGTCGATGTGCACGGAGTCGGCTACGAAGCCTTCGTCTCGCTCAACAACTATTACGAACTGCCGGAGACCGGACAACCGGTGACGCTCCTCATCCACAGCTACCACAAGGAAGATACGTTCAAGCTCTACGGCTTCCTTCGCGAGGAGGAGAAACAGATTTTTGAAACGCTCATCGGCATCAACAAAGTGGGACCGAAGCTGGCGCTCGCCATCCTTTCCGGCATGCCGGTGGACGAGCTGATGGACGCCATCGCCAAAAACGACGTGGCCCGAATCAGCACCGTGCCGGGGGTGGGACGCAAAACCGCCGAGCGTCTGGTATTGGAATTAAAAGACAAGCTGGCGAAGATGGACAAGGTGTCGGGCGAAACGCCTGCTGCGGGCACGACGCACCGCCTGCTGGAAGACGCGCTCTCGGCGCTCATCAACCTCGGTTACAAAAAAGGTGACGCGGAGAAAGCGTTGAAACAGGTCTGGGAGGAACAGGCGGACACCCCGGCACTCGAAACCCTCATCAAGGAAAGCCTCAACCGCCTGTCCTGA